ctccgtcccaataaatatgaaacttttggtttccggcacatgattttatgcaagtgttgttttgtgagttaatgaagagagagtaaagtaagagagagggaaaagtagagagagtgatgttttcattttaggaaacgtttcatttttagtgggacaacccaaaaaagaaaacgttacatttctaatgggacagagggagtatatagtactacaattCACATACGCACAATTAAAAGTGTAGAAAAATAGTCTATCAAACATGgaattttttcctattttcatttactttGAGAATTTTGGCCGTGAAATTTTCCAATTTGTTCATGAAAATTACTGTAgttcaattatattttcaactttgttttaataaaaatttattctattattagtattatctCATTATCcagtaatagtattatttaattaaattatccttttctttgttttattttattttacaatttttgttaacaATGCGCTAGCAATGGAGAGGAAATGCTGAGAGGTAAATTCCACTCTGTATAGAgtaaaattcatttaatattgttttcttGTGTATGTATCGTGTTTGGTTAATGAGATTGAATTTCACAGcttaatcttagatggataatTATGTGATAAGCAGTATAACCACATTCTCTAATTATaataatctcacaatttaatcctagatggattatcttatgataattagtcatggcAATCGAACGACGCTTTACTTGACTATGAGAGCCTCTTGCTAATGATGGGTTTATTATGATTTTGGCTTGTAGATTGTTTGTTTACATAATTATCGATAATTgcataaagaaaaaagagattgGTTCTTAATTCTTGTCTTGTGTTAAATCTCTTCGGCCTTTCCAAATGGGTTCGTTATAGGTCCCTGTTAGGCAAACAACGTTGCGCTTTCTTCTTCCCGAGCTAGGATTGATACTTAAATACCTGCTGTGCTTTCTCTTCCTTTAAGTAACGTGGTTGAAGAGTATGGTCTCTCTGTAAGTGGTCTACATTTGATCTAATTTTCATGCcaaatcttaaatttttttaacatgtaGAATGAATCTTCAAAAGATACCAGCTACAACGGTGTGTTATGCACCAAGGGACAACTCGAGGGGACCAGAAAATTACAGCTCCAACAGTTGTGGCATTGTGATGAGCTTCGTCAATCTGTCTGGTCCAAATAAGCTTACACCTCTAACTTCATTGCTACTGCAAATTCTCTACTTAAGATACTAGTTACTAGCTACTCCTCCATGAATTCTGGTAAACCAGACAAGCGCCAAGAATGCTTCATTTTTCACCCGCAATAAtccacttttttcttatatctctcttactttacaaattttacgttaaaactcgtgttatCCACAGTacaaactattttttgttgacGGAGGCGTGAAATAGTTTAAGTTAGTTAGGAGAAAGATATTTTACTTGTTTGTTGAGGTTGGACTTGCTTGCAAGATTTATGCTACATGGATAATGATGTATCAGTATCAACTTGcgataacataaaaaaattggcagaaatatttttaagagtCCTCTGTAAATACTTATGTGTCCTATTATGAACTAATCAAGATTATTATaatgttgaaataaaataaaatagctaaggatttatgaaattttgcCAGAAAATCAGTAAAATTTTCCTCACTCTTAATCATGAATCCAATCACCACTTTTAATCTTATCATAGCTCTCACTCTCCTCCAATCACTATCCGCCACGTCACGCCTCTCCATCCTCCAACGCCGCGGCGACGACCTCTCTGTCTCCGTCGCTGACTATGGCGCCACAGGCCGGGGGCGCCGCTACGACACCGTTGCGATCCAATCCGCCATCGACGACTgcgcctcctccgccgcccGCCATCTCCGCACCTGCCAGGTCAACTTCCCGCCGGGAAATTACCTGACGGCGACGCTCTACCTGAAATCCGGCGTCGTGCTGGACGTATCTACGAACGCCACCGTCCTCGGCGGCACCAGGCTGCAGGACTACCCTGAGAAGCAGGAGAAGTGGTACGTGGTGCTGGCGGAGAATGCGTCGGACGTGGGGATCACTGGCGGCGGGGAGATCAACGGCCAGGGTTTGGAGTTCGTGACGAGATTCGATGAGAGGAAGAATGTGATGGTGAGCTGGAATCGCACTGGCGCGTGCTCAGGCGATGAGTGCCGCCCGCGATTGGTAGGGTTTATTGATTGCAAAAATGTCAGGATCTGGAATGTCAGCTTCAATCAGCCTGCTTATTGGTGGTACGTTGCGTTTTTTGCTTGCTTCCAATTTTCATGTGTTTTTGTGTTATAGATCTTCAATTGATAGAGAGAGCTGCTTCTTTTTGCGATAATCAAACTCAATTGCTGAATTACATATGTGAATTAGAACCTCGACAATGAGAAAATTGTTTGTGTATCTTTTAGATGAACCctaggagagagagagctgCTTCTGTTTGTGATAAGTTTTTTTGTGTGAAATCTCTAATTGCACattgataaatgataaaaaaactGAACATTGGCAAAATCTCAATGAATATGAACCAGTTCTGTGTTTGAGCTCACTTCCATCAAAATACTGAGGTTGGTCGAGCTGTTGTTGATGCTACTCTGCTTGCTTAACCTGATTTCAAATAAATCTTTGTTGTTCCTATCGTTGTAGCCTGCATATTGTTCGATGTCAGAACACATCAATCCACGACACTTCCATCTACGGGGACTTCAACACGCCTAACAACGATGGCATAGACATTGAGGACTCGAACAATACATTGATAACACGATGCACCATAGACACAGGAGATGATGCTATATGTCCCAAGACATATAATAGCCCTCTCCACAATCTCACTGCAACCAACAGCTGGATTAGAACCAAGTCCTCAGCCATCAAACTCGGAAGTGCCAGTTGGTATGCTTTCAGAGGTTTGTTGTTCGACAACATAACCATTTTCGAATCCCACAGAGGGCTCGCTCTACAGATACGAGATGGAGGTACAGATATCTTGTTCACATTTTATTCCATTTAgcctttttcttaaaaaagcTTGTCGGATAGCATTGGTCGTGTTTGAAAAGAAGCGTACTCTATCAAGTAGTTTTATGTTTAGATATTGATGGCTTGTTTAGTGTAAGTGTCTGAACCTAGTCTTGATGTTTGTGGTGATGAAGGAAATGTTAGCGACATTACATTTTCGAACATCAATATCAGCACAAGGTACTACGATGAACTATGGTGGGGAAGAGCAGAACCTATTTACATCACAACTTGCCCGAGAGACAGCAGCTCGACAGCTGGCTCCATTTCCAACCTGCGGTTCATAAACATCACTGCAACTTCTGAAAACGGAGTGTTCTTGTCGGGATCAGAAGGTGGAGTCCTGAGCAACATAAAGATGCATAACGTGAGCCTAAGTTACAAGCGGTGGACAAACTACACGGGTGGGCTTGTGGACTACAGACCAGGGTGCCAAGGGCTGGTGAATCGCAGTACGGCAGGGTTGATGATGGAACACATTGATGGGTTGGATCTTGAAGATGTGAGGATGAGGTGGGCTGAGGAGAAGAACAACAAACAGTGGAATAATCCACTCGATTTTCTTCCATCAACTGTGAATAATGTTTCATTGCTCAATTTCAATACTGGGTTGTGGCAAAAATGAGATCAAGATGCAGGCTTGTTAAGTAATTATGCCATGCTCTTATTCAATTCCTTGTTCTGTTTTTCTGTGATTatacttttcttctttttttctggtATCTAAATCTCGAATGAAATTTTAGTAGTaacacttgcatatgttctcTCTTTTTAGTGTCTGTTTTAACTTTAGATGATAAAgatttctttctatttttcatttatttcgtTGGATTTTTCATAGTCTAGTTTGCTATGCTTTTACTTTACCACATTTGGTTCTTTATAGTACGGAGTATTTGTGATGGACGACTGATGGCACAAGGATTCAGTTTTACGAAAAACTGAAGTTGAGGTATTCGCTTTTATTGTTCTTCTTAtgagagcatccgcaatggtcggctagcgaccggctagccgattcgtcgcgctggcTGATCGGCTAGCCGNNNNNNNNNNNNNNNNNNNNNNNNNNNNNNNNNNNNNNNNNNNNNNNNNNNNNNNNNNNNNNNNNNNNNNNNNNNNNNNNNNNNNNNNNNNNNNNNNNNNGTATTGTTAAtggataacacgaacacgacacggaATTTTCGTGTTCTTaatgggtcgacccgataaggacacgaacccaataagctctgacccaaacccattaatttcgtgtcGGTTCGTGTTGTGTTATCATGTCGTATAAAAATTTGTCAGCCCTAcgtgccactaactttttcaacccattttttatttacattaattaaaattcgtgtcaggtcaaatggtgacagaTTAttagggacagagggagtatatgttaacATTATAAAAAGCAATAGTTTccttttactacttttttccCTCCGTTCTGCTATAAGTGAAATGTTTTTTTGAGTACGAGGAATAAGAAAAAGATCTTTTGAGAGTCGAATGAAGATCAAAAGTTGAATGAAGatagaataaagaaaaagagtaaataaagtagagaaattaagagagaataaataaaagatataaatataggaAATATAAATTGGTTCTGTTGGGAAAGAAATATGAATCAGTTATGGCGGATATCGGGaaagaaatatgaattgattggaacaaagaagaaatatattttttgttaagaCATTAGACTTAAAGCTATGGGGATGACTGATGAGTGTGTTTCACGTATAAACTTTAGActcatttcattcatattttattataaaattataaaaattgatctTATAtaccattaaattttttaattcactttttctttacaatttttaaaatccgtgctgGAACTAAAGTGAACAATTACtgagagatagaaaaagtaatataggagtataaggGTTGGAAAATATGAGGTGGAGCAATTGCGCACTTTTGCTCCATATAGATTCGCTTCTTCCATGCATAGCGTACAATTTCATCTTACAAAGTCTGAAACTCACTTAGCCTGGGGGCTGATGCGTTAGAAGCACAGTAAATATAGTATCTATTGTTCtcccaaaaataatattccttgTAACTTCCAATTCTATCATCTTATCACACATACACATATCATGATCATGTTCAACGCTAACCACCATTTGCGTCCTctattctttttcctttttctttactttttctttttctttttctttttcttcttttttaaataaaaaagagaaaagtatTGTGTGGTATAcacattatttatattgttcAAAAGTGTTGGGACACCccacattatttatattcttccAAAGTGTTGGGGGTCCCAAACACTAgaccttttcttttcttttaagttattttacattgttattattataagaaataaatagtAGATACGTACATCTATTAGGAAACTAATTCacgataatgataataataatgatgaaaagAGTAATTAACTATTGATTTATTCAGATTTtgaaatcaatcaatattTCTTCTATAATATGGCTTAATATAAATCttaattcaacaaattaaattatttaatttaatatagtaatacTTATGATATAGTTTCACTATTTAAAACATGACGTCGTTATGGATGACGTTCGATATTGTCACGCAAGTAGGTTTTCAAGCTATATTAGCCAAAACGTAATTGTTTGCAAATCCGAACAAATCAATACTTTAGTTGCAAAATCCGAACATATTAATACTTTGGTTGCAAAATTAGAACAAATCAGtagtttaataatttaaggtgaattttaaaactaatatgcaAAATCATAATGTTATGaaagtttaaaaatttacaGTCAAATATCCTTtcaaaataagagaaaattttgttatttgcaAATTTAATGCTTAGCTAGTCATcaacttaattttaataaaaaaatatttttaaactaagatgccattcaatttatttatctttctgCTTCTCCTTTTATCTTTCAACTTACCTCATCTAGTGTATTTCACCTTAGTCATATTTAGTCATTTAGAGATGTGAATCGAACTGCTTTTAGAACAAAAAACCACCTGTAAGCGTATGGAGTTAAGTAATAATCCCttcgttttttaaaaatagaaacatttgaaacggtacgagttttaatacaaaatttggtaaagtaaaagagatggagaaaaaaaatggtaaagtaagagagagaaaaaaataatggaattaatgttagtggattgtggggtccacTTAATagtgataaataaattgatgtataggGGTGCAaagatt
The nucleotide sequence above comes from Salvia hispanica cultivar TCC Black 2014 chromosome 5, UniMelb_Shisp_WGS_1.0, whole genome shotgun sequence. Encoded proteins:
- the LOC125186785 gene encoding probable polygalacturonase At1g80170; amino-acid sequence: MNPITTFNLIIALTLLQSLSATSRLSILQRRGDDLSVSVADYGATGRGRRYDTVAIQSAIDDCASSAARHLRTCQVNFPPGNYLTATLYLKSGVVLDVSTNATVLGGTRLQDYPEKQEKWYVVLAENASDVGITGGGEINGQGLEFVTRFDERKNVMVSWNRTGACSGDECRPRLVGFIDCKNVRIWNVSFNQPAYWCLHIVRCQNTSIHDTSIYGDFNTPNNDGIDIEDSNNTLITRCTIDTGDDAICPKTYNSPLHNLTATNSWIRTKSSAIKLGSASWYAFRGLLFDNITIFESHRGLALQIRDGGNVSDITFSNINISTRYYDELWWGRAEPIYITTCPRDSSSTAGSISNLRFINITATSENGVFLSGSEGGVLSNIKMHNVSLSYKRWTNYTGGLVDYRPGCQGLVNRSTAGLMMEHIDGLDLEDVRMRWAEEKNNKQWNNPLDFLPSTVNNVSLLNFNTGLWQK